The sequence TGCGGCTTTTTTAATTCTTAGTGTTTTTACATAGATAGCAATCTATCTATGTCACTACCTGTCTAAAATGGCAATTCAACCTGCATCATTAGGTCGGCGTCACGTGAGTCATGCCAACGATAATCAAAGCGCATACGCGGCTGCCCTTCTACTTTCTCACCAAAACCGATGCTGAGTTGAAGACCATGATTCATCAACCACTCTTCCGTCGACATATCATACTGCTCGTCTTCCAGATCTTCGGGAAACCACATCCCCAAACCTACATAGTTTGATTCAATGCTTTGTGTCAGTAGTGGTGCGTCTTTACTTTGAAGAACCCAATCAGACCAATAATCAGGTGTACTTTCTGGTTCATCATCGCTCAGCCCACTGATTTCCATCATACGTTGGCCAAAAGACTCGATACTCGAAGAAAAGTCCAAGCAATTATCGTCACTAGAAGTCAGCATGATCGAATCTAAGCTAAAAAAGTCACATTCAGCGTATGCAGGCATACTGCATGCTGTTATCAACAACGTCGCTGGTATCGCGCGCTTTAGCATAGTCATCAGACCTCTTGAATTAATGAATCTACATTATTGTATACAGACCACTATCTTGCAACATCTTTGTAACTGACTTAGTGCTCAGTTTTGATACATCGCTTCCACTTATCAACGCATTACGAATGTCTGTACTACGAATTTTGACTTTTTCAGGGCAAGCCATTACAGACCACTGCTCGGTAATCTCATCTGATTTATAGAAAGATGAGAACTTAAAGAAGTTATCTGGGCCAATCACAAACGTCAGTTCAGCGTCACGATGTAACTTTTGAAGTTCACTGAGCACTGCAAAAGTCGTGACGCTTTCACCTGGGGTAAATAGGCTCTTTTCGATCAAAGAAAGCTCCACTTGATCCAGTGAAAGATCACTAATAAATGCGTTAACTAACTGACATCTCGTATCAAAGTCTAGCATCTCTTTTCCCCAAGCATGGGCAATACTTGGAACCAGAAGAATCTTGTCGAAATGAGCCAGTGAATCAATCACACTTTTATGCCCTAAGCTCGGCGGATTAAACGCACTACCGAAAATGGCTATTTTTTCCATTATTAATTACTGCCTTCTCTTTCTAAGCTTGTGCAAAGAGGTTTTTAAATCGAATGATTTAGGTATGATAACACTAGATTTTTAATTTGCTTGCAGGAAAGGAATACGAATGGAACAGTTAATTCGTGACGAAATGCGCGTACTACCTTCAATTGACCCTCACTTCGAAGTGACTCGTCGTGTGGACTTTATCAAAACGAAACTTCAACAGTCTGGCTGCAAGTCCCTGATCCTTGGTATCAGTGGCGGTGTAGACTCAACGACCTGTGGCCGCTTGGCACAAATGGCCGTTGATAGCCTTAATGAAACTGCTGGTAGCAACGACTACCAATTCATCGCAGTTCGCCTACCTTACGGTGAACAAAAAGATGAAGACGAAGCGCAACTTGCGCTGTCTTTCATTCAGCCTTCTCAATCTGTTTCTGTAAACATCAAAGCGGGTGTTGATGGGCTTCACGCTGCATCTCACGTTGCGCTTGAAGGTACAGGCTTACTACCAACAGACTCTGCGAAGATCGACTTTGTAAAAGGTAACGTAAAAGCTCGAGCTCGTATGATCGCACAATACGAAATCGCAGGTTACGTTGGTGGTCTTGTGATTGGTACTGATCACTCAGCAGAAAACATTACTGGCTTCTACACCAAACACGGTGACGGTGCCTGTGATTTAGCGCCTTTGTTTGGCCTGAATAAGCGTCAAGTTCGAGAACTTGCAGCAACGCTAGGTGCGCCAGAGCTATTGGTTAAGAAAGTTCCTACTGCCGACCTAGAAGAACTTGATCCACAGAAAGCCGACGAAGCAGCATTGAACCTTTCTTACGACCAAATCGATGATTTCCTTGAAGGTAAAGAAGTCCCTCAAGATGTGTCAGACCGCTTAGTAAGCATCTACAAAGCAACACAGCACAAGCGCCAACCAATCCCAACGATCTACGATTAATTAGTTTTTGAATTAGTCTCAGAATCAAAAAGGCCGGAAGCTCATTCACGAACTTCTGGCCTTTTCTATTTAGTGCTTTTCCTTTTGACCGAACGCGTCGTTAATCAACAACTTCGATATCGGTTTGAGGCACACTGCAACACGCCAGTATCTGTCCCATGTTGCGTTCATGTTCTTGCAGCGCTGGTACATCCGGTTGATGAACTTGCCCTGACTCAAGGGTCACTTTACAAGCACCACAGAAACCTGCACGGCAGCTTGATGCAATAGACACACCCGCCGACTCGGCTTGCTCTAGTAAGGTTGACTGGTTGTTACCTTCGAAAAGATAGCCGTTAACACTCAGTTGTAATTGCTTCACGGCTTCTTCAGTAGCCTGAGCGACACCAAATGCTTCTTGATGATAATGCTGAGGGTTAAGCCCCATTTGAATCAGTAGTTTCTTTGCATTATCCATAAAGCCATCAGGGCCACACACGAACGCTTGGCGCTTGTGTAACTCATCAATTTTAGCCACATGAGACACGCTTAAACGACCAGACAAACCATCCCACTCTTTCGTTGGCTGGCTTAACGAATAAATCACGCGCAACCCAGAATGTTCGTGAGCGATCTTATCAATCTCTGCTTGATAAGGGATATCTTCTTCACTGCTGCATTGGTGATAGAACACCACATCATCAATTTGATCATGGTCTGCTAAGTAACGAAGCATCGACAGCATTGGCGTGATGCCGCTACCTGCAGATAAAAGTAGTAAAGGGTGCGTTGGATTTTGTTCTAGATAAAAAGCACCGTCTGGGTTTTGAGCAACAAGAGTGTCACCTACTTGGAAATGGTCATTGAGCCAGTTTGAAATTTGACCATCGTCCACTCGCTTTACAGAAATCGCCAAACGGCCTGCGCGTGATGGGCTAGAAGATAACGTGTAACGACGAGAAACCTTCTCGCCATCAATCACCATCTCAATCGGTAGATGCTGCCCAGGCTGGTAACTTGGTAGTGAGTGGTTCTCTTTCGCTGGTTCTAGCCAAAACGTTGTAAAGTCGCGAGCGATCTCTTCACGTTCAACACAGGTTAAGTGCAGCGACTCCACCCATGTGTCTTCATAATGCTCTTTCTCTTTGGTTTCGAGCACCTCAACCACATCACCGGCTTTGATTAAACCTTCATTTTTCGCCACTAGGTTTTGACCAAAGAATACGCCACCACGCTCATTCGCTCTGAAAGTCGAGAAGGTATTCAGCGGCTCTTTTGTTGCTCTAAACTCGCCACGTTCAACATCCACCGTCGTTAGAATACAACGCTCACAAGGTTTCACCGCTTCGAATTCAACCTCGCCGATACGGATACGCTTCCAACCATCTTCAGCAAAGGCTTCTGTATTGGATACAACAAAATTGGTACGGAACTGATCCATCGAATGGACTTCAGGGCTGCGGCGATTCAGCTCATCAAGTGATGCTTGGCTGATGATCAACATCGGGTAACCGTCGGCAAAACTCACGTTATGGCCCAACTTTTCACGAACACGATTCGATTGTTCGCCAGAGAACAGTAACTCAACACGAACACCCAACACGTCACTGAACCAATCATCGGCTTCATCACATGTCGTGTATGCCGTGAAGCTGTCTTTCCACACCGTTGCTGGCGCTTCTTGCATCTTGAAGTTTGCATATTTCAGACGCAGTGGCTCTTTATCTTCATAAGTAAAGATCAAACCATCTGGCAGCAAGCTGGAAGACACTTTGACCATTTTCGGATATTTACGCGCCGTAACCATTGAGCCGTCAGCCAATGCCAGCATGAAACGTCTGTCAAAAATTAGACCTTGTTTTTCGACCCAAGCAGAAGAAAGCGCAATGCCGCCCACTGATTTAACCGGAAACACATTGATTTGAGATAAGGAAGGAGCTTGCTCTGAAGCCTTTCGATCTAGAGGTGACTGCGACATAACGATTCCAATGTTTTGTTGTTTGTCCCAATGCTAACAAATGGTTATAAATAGATAAACTGGCAGCTACTAAACACTTGATACTAAGCTAGTATCTTGAGATGTTTAGCTTTCTACCTTGATACATTAAGGCAGCAATGCAGTAACACGTTCTATACTTTGAACACAATTACCGCATTGAACTTTCATTGAATAAAAAGGATTTATCATGAACAAACTCGTCATTATCATCTTATGTGTACTACTTCCGCCTGTTGGCGTGTTCTTCGCTCGTGGTGCAGGTAAAGACCTTTTAATTAACATCATTCTGACTTTCTTCTTCTGGGTGCCCGGAATGATCCACGGACTCTGGGTGGCGACTCGTTAACCCGTCTCCGACCACCTCCGAGAATTAATACCGAATTAAATACGAAGAAAAACAAGCTCCTAACCCTGAAGAGTTAAAAATAGGATGAAATGAAAGTGCTTTTCCACTATCATCCTGTCGCCTAAACGTAAGCGATTGCTTTCACAGATTTCGCCGAGTTTAGGCTCCAACTACATAACACTTCAAATGGTGGGAGCCTTCAATGACACAACTTACGATTACTCGTCCTGACGACTGGCACGTTCATCTACGCGATGGCGAAGTATTAAAAGATACAGTGCGCGATATCAGCCGCTACAATGGTCGAGCGTTAATCATGCCAAATACCATCCCACCGGTAACCGATACCGAAATGGCTCTTGCTTACCGTGAACGCATCATGGCAGAGCAGCCAAGCGAGCAGTTCCAGCCTCTAATGGCACTTTACCTGACAGACAACACAACACCTGACGAAATTCGCAAAGCGAAAGAGTCTGGTACAGTAGTCGCTGCAAAGCTTTACCCAGCAGGCGCGACGACTAACTCGGATTCAGGCGTAACTTCGGCTCAAAAGATTTACCATGTGTTAGAAGCCATGCAAGAAGTGGATATGTTGCTACTGGTTCATGGTGAAGTAACCACTCACGATGTTGATATCTTTGACCGTGAGAAGCAATTCCTAGACACCGTGCTAGCGCCGATTGTGAACGACTTCCCTAACCTGAAGATTGTTCTAGAGCACATCACAACTGCTGATGCTGCAAACTTCGTGAAGAACGCGAACGACAACGTAGCGGCAACCATCACCGCTCACCACCTGCTTTACAACCGCAACCACATGTTGGTTGGCGGCATTAAGCCACACTTCTACTGCCTTCCTATCCTGAAGCGCAACACTCACCAATTAGCACTTATCGAAGCTGCTACAAGCGGCAGCAAGAAGTTCTTCTTGGGTACAGACTCGGCACCACACGCAAAAGGTGCAAAAGAGTCAGCATGTGGCTGTGCGGGTTCTTATACAGCGCACGCTGCCGTTGAACTGTACGCAGAAGTGTTCGACTTAGAAGGTAAGATTGAGAACCTAGAAGCGTTTGCAAGCCACAACGGCCCTGACTTCTACGGTATTCCACGTAACACGGACACCATCACTCTTGTTAAAGAAGAGTGGAACGTTGCTGAAACGATGCCTTTCGGTTCAGACATCGTTGTGCCAATCCGTGGCGGCGAGACGATCGCTTGGTCAGTAAAATAAGAACTTGGAAGGCAAAGTAAATACGATGTAGATACTTCGTAAATACTTCACTTCAACTAAAAAGGGTCACCCGCTTATGGGTGACCCTTTTTTTATTTTGTATGAAAGGAACGCTTTAACTAAGACGTTGTTCAAGCCCTACTTACCGCGAATTTTTCCAATCACAGTCCAAACAGCAACAACGCTCAGTCCAGTTAAGACACCAATAACACCATTCAACAGAGTTGGAACCACCGCTGTCGCTATCGTATGTCCACGAAAATCCATAATAATCGGCTCAATTAAGTGATGAATCGCAGGAACGTTGTGCACCACAATGCCACCGCCAACCAAGAACATCGCTGCAGTACCGACCACAGCAAGCGTCTTCATTAACTTGGGCGCAAACGCGACTAGCCCGTTACCCAATTGAGTTTTAATGGTACTTCCATTCGATGTTCGCTGCAGATAGAAGCCTAAATCGTCCAACTTAACGATCCCTGCCACTAAGCCATAAACACCAATCGTCATCACTACCGCAATCAAACTCACGACAAGAATCTGAGTAAGGATACTTGTACCCGTCACAGTACCCAGTGCTATCACGATGATTTCCGCCGATAAGATAAAGTCGGTACGAATCGCGCCAGCGACCTTTCTCTTCTCGTATTCCTCTATGGATTCACCAGTACTCGTATCTTCCCCCTTTTCATCATCATGATGAGCATGAGGAAAGAGCTTCTCTAAGATTTTCTCTGCGCCCTCAAAACAAAGAAACAGACCACCAATCAAAAGCAAAGGCATGATCAGCCAAGGAATAAAGGCACTGATCAATAATGCCGCGGGCACCAAAATCAGCTTGTTTTTAAATGAGCCTTTGGCAACCGCCCATACCACTGGGATTTCTCGCTCAGCAGAAACACCGGATACCTGCTGGGCATTCAGCGCTAAATCATCCCCCAACACACCAGCGGTTTTTTTCGCTGCGACCTTAGACATCAGTGCGACATCATCCAATACGGTTGCAATGTCATCCAGTAGCGTTAATAAACTTGCTCCAGCCATTTTATGGTCTCTTTTAAGGGATTAAACAATTGATAAAATGTAACACCATCAATTCACTCGTCAAAGTTATGAGTCTGTAAAAAATAGAGTCACAAGTTGTGTTTTCTATTGCCGGATCAGCTAGACAGGACTAGTCTGTCCTCATCTTTCACGAACATAAAAGAAGAAGTATAGATGAAAAGTGAATACTCCTACCCAATTGGTAAGCCAGGACAAAGATGGCAAGAAGCAGAACGTCAAGCATGGTTCGCTCAAAGAACCGTTAAGCGTGAATACCAGCAAGAAGTCGTGCCAAAAATCCAAGCATTAGCAGACCGCTTTGATATCGAGCAATACGGTGCATTGAGCTACGATGAAGCTCGCTTCCCGCTTTTTGCAATCAAAAGCAAAAACTGGGACGCATCAAAACCGACGATCCTTGTAACAGGTGGTGTTCACGGTTACGAAACCAGTGGTGTGCATGGCGCGATAAAATTCGCCGCAACTCAAGCGGAACAATACTCAACGCACTTCAACATTGTAGTAGCACCTTGTGTAAGCCCTTGGGGTTACGAAGTGATTAACCGTTGGAACCCAAATGCTGTTGATCCAAACCGCTCTTTCTATGACGGTACGCCAGCAGAAGAATCAGCAAACCTAAGAGCTTTAGTGGCCTCTTTGCCAGAAGTATTGGTTCACGTTGACCTACATGAGACGACAGACTCTGATGAAACAGAATTCCGACCTGCACTCGCAGCACGTGATGGTATTGAGTACATTGAAGGTATGATTCCAGACGGCTTCTACACGGTTGGCGATACTGAAAATCCACAGCCAGAGTTCCAAGCGGCGGTGATTGCTTCAGTAGAAAAAGTAACGCACATTGCGCCAGCAGATGCAGACGGCAAGATCATTGGTTCTGAAGTTACCCAACATGGTGTAATTAACTACCCAATGAAGAAGCTTGGCTTATGTGGCGGTGTGACTGATTGTAAGTACGGTACAACCACAGAGGTTTACCCGGACAGCGATAAAGTGACAGACGAAGAGTGTAATGACGCTCAGGTTGCAGCGGTAGTCGGTGCTTTGGATTACGTTATTCAGCACGAACTGAACGCGTAAGCTATTAGCTAAAGCTGCTCCCTAAAACTAAAAAGAGCCATAAGTGACGATTCACTTGTGGCTCTTTTTTTGTCTTTTCTACTTGTCTTTGATTTCTTCTTGGGCATAAAAAAGCTCCCTTGCACACAGTACAAGAGAGCTTTGAAATAACACTGAAAAAGGAGTAATTAGCGAACTATATACTCCCCATACTCGATTACTTTATTTAGCGGTTTCACTAACGTTTTCTTGTCCTTTATCTACTTCAGTCAGTAGACCTTTCAACAAGCTAAAACAGCCAATAAGAAGAATGATCGTAAACGGCAGTGCAGCAATGATCGTGATCGATTGCAGTGCTTGGATAGATTGAGTACCACCAATCCACAGCATTACCATTGCAATAGCGCCTGAGATAACCGCCCAAACCACTTTCTGTTTCACTGGTACTTCAAGCTTACCACCCGCCGTCATGCCATCGATAACGATAGAACCTGAGTCTAGCGTAGTCACGAAGAATACGATGATCAGTGCTACAGCGATAACAGATAGAATGCTACCAAACGGGTATGCGTCTAGCATGTAGAACAAGCTTAGAGATACATCTGTGATGCCTTGGTCGAGGCCAAGTTGCCCCACATGACTGATCACTTGCTCGATAGCCACGCCACCAAAGATAGACATCCAAGCCGATGTTACCAATGTTGGGATAATCAGTACGCAAAGTAGGAATTCACGCACCGTACGGCCTTTAGAAATACG is a genomic window of Vibrio crassostreae containing:
- a CDS encoding hybrid-cluster NAD(P)-dependent oxidoreductase; the encoded protein is MSQSPLDRKASEQAPSLSQINVFPVKSVGGIALSSAWVEKQGLIFDRRFMLALADGSMVTARKYPKMVKVSSSLLPDGLIFTYEDKEPLRLKYANFKMQEAPATVWKDSFTAYTTCDEADDWFSDVLGVRVELLFSGEQSNRVREKLGHNVSFADGYPMLIISQASLDELNRRSPEVHSMDQFRTNFVVSNTEAFAEDGWKRIRIGEVEFEAVKPCERCILTTVDVERGEFRATKEPLNTFSTFRANERGGVFFGQNLVAKNEGLIKAGDVVEVLETKEKEHYEDTWVESLHLTCVEREEIARDFTTFWLEPAKENHSLPSYQPGQHLPIEMVIDGEKVSRRYTLSSSPSRAGRLAISVKRVDDGQISNWLNDHFQVGDTLVAQNPDGAFYLEQNPTHPLLLLSAGSGITPMLSMLRYLADHDQIDDVVFYHQCSSEEDIPYQAEIDKIAHEHSGLRVIYSLSQPTKEWDGLSGRLSVSHVAKIDELHKRQAFVCGPDGFMDNAKKLLIQMGLNPQHYHQEAFGVAQATEEAVKQLQLSVNGYLFEGNNQSTLLEQAESAGVSIASSCRAGFCGACKVTLESGQVHQPDVPALQEHERNMGQILACCSVPQTDIEVVD
- a CDS encoding M14 family metallopeptidase, which gives rise to MKSEYSYPIGKPGQRWQEAERQAWFAQRTVKREYQQEVVPKIQALADRFDIEQYGALSYDEARFPLFAIKSKNWDASKPTILVTGGVHGYETSGVHGAIKFAATQAEQYSTHFNIVVAPCVSPWGYEVINRWNPNAVDPNRSFYDGTPAEESANLRALVASLPEVLVHVDLHETTDSDETEFRPALAARDGIEYIEGMIPDGFYTVGDTENPQPEFQAAVIASVEKVTHIAPADADGKIIGSEVTQHGVINYPMKKLGLCGGVTDCKYGTTTEVYPDSDKVTDEECNDAQVAAVVGALDYVIQHELNA
- a CDS encoding DUF808 domain-containing protein: MAGASLLTLLDDIATVLDDVALMSKVAAKKTAGVLGDDLALNAQQVSGVSAEREIPVVWAVAKGSFKNKLILVPAALLISAFIPWLIMPLLLIGGLFLCFEGAEKILEKLFPHAHHDDEKGEDTSTGESIEEYEKRKVAGAIRTDFILSAEIIVIALGTVTGTSILTQILVVSLIAVVMTIGVYGLVAGIVKLDDLGFYLQRTSNGSTIKTQLGNGLVAFAPKLMKTLAVVGTAAMFLVGGGIVVHNVPAIHHLIEPIIMDFRGHTIATAVVPTLLNGVIGVLTGLSVVAVWTVIGKIRGK
- a CDS encoding nicotinate-nicotinamide nucleotide adenylyltransferase, giving the protein MEKIAIFGSAFNPPSLGHKSVIDSLAHFDKILLVPSIAHAWGKEMLDFDTRCQLVNAFISDLSLDQVELSLIEKSLFTPGESVTTFAVLSELQKLHRDAELTFVIGPDNFFKFSSFYKSDEITEQWSVMACPEKVKIRSTDIRNALISGSDVSKLSTKSVTKMLQDSGLYTIM
- a CDS encoding YqaE/Pmp3 family membrane protein, which translates into the protein MNKLVIIILCVLLPPVGVFFARGAGKDLLINIILTFFFWVPGMIHGLWVATR
- the pyrC gene encoding dihydroorotase, which gives rise to MTQLTITRPDDWHVHLRDGEVLKDTVRDISRYNGRALIMPNTIPPVTDTEMALAYRERIMAEQPSEQFQPLMALYLTDNTTPDEIRKAKESGTVVAAKLYPAGATTNSDSGVTSAQKIYHVLEAMQEVDMLLLVHGEVTTHDVDIFDREKQFLDTVLAPIVNDFPNLKIVLEHITTADAANFVKNANDNVAATITAHHLLYNRNHMLVGGIKPHFYCLPILKRNTHQLALIEAATSGSKKFFLGTDSAPHAKGAKESACGCAGSYTAHAAVELYAEVFDLEGKIENLEAFASHNGPDFYGIPRNTDTITLVKEEWNVAETMPFGSDIVVPIRGGETIAWSVK
- the nadE gene encoding ammonia-dependent NAD(+) synthetase, with protein sequence MEQLIRDEMRVLPSIDPHFEVTRRVDFIKTKLQQSGCKSLILGISGGVDSTTCGRLAQMAVDSLNETAGSNDYQFIAVRLPYGEQKDEDEAQLALSFIQPSQSVSVNIKAGVDGLHAASHVALEGTGLLPTDSAKIDFVKGNVKARARMIAQYEIAGYVGGLVIGTDHSAENITGFYTKHGDGACDLAPLFGLNKRQVRELAATLGAPELLVKKVPTADLEELDPQKADEAALNLSYDQIDDFLEGKEVPQDVSDRLVSIYKATQHKRQPIPTIYD